A genomic window from Salvelinus namaycush isolate Seneca chromosome 21, SaNama_1.0, whole genome shotgun sequence includes:
- the LOC120065801 gene encoding transcriptional enhancer factor TEF-3-like, whose product MAVWWGSQLNVFPGSPCPILSLAPGTHHLHPAPPSPVLWSSRPPTTSAEWVPAPSPGGTSEELNEPLDKPLENDAEGVWSPDIEQSFQEALAIYPPCGRRKIILSDEGKMYGRNELIARYIKLRTGKTRTRKQVSSHIQVLARRKAREIQVKLKDQHAKDKALQSMATMSSAQIISATAFQNKMALQGLSRPPYATAGGFWHGGLPGQPRGPEDIKPFSQQSYAMQASGPPPITGYESTAGLSMSPGTPPWQGRSIASSKLRMLEFSAFLEQPQDPETFNKHLFVHIGQSNPTFSDPYLEAVDIRQIYDKFPEKKGGMKELFEKGPPNAFFLVKFWADLSANLQDDSSFFYGVSSQYESSENMIITSSTKVCSFGKQVVEKVETEYARFENGRYVFRIHRSPLCEYMINFIHKLKHLPEKYMMNSVLENFTILQVVTNRDTLETLLCIAYVFEVSTSEHGAQHHIYRLVKD is encoded by the exons ATGGCGGTGTGGTGGGGATCTCAGTTGAATGTGTTTCCCG GATCACCCTGTCCTATCTTGTCCTTGGCCCCTGGAACGCACCATCTACACCCTGCTCCTCCCAGCCCGGTCCTGTGGTCCTCCCGGCCCCCCACCACGTCTGCGGAGTGGGTGCCGGCCCCCTCCCCTGGGGGCACCAGTGAGGAGCTGAACGAGCCTCTGGACAAGCCTCTGGAGAACGATGCGGAGGGCGTGTGGAGCCCCGACATCGAGCAGAGCTTCCAGGAGGCCCTGGCCATCTACCCGCCCTGCGGACGCAGGAAGATCATCCTCTCCGATGAAGGAAAGATGTACG GACGGAACGAGCTGATAGCACGGTACATCAAGCTACGCACAGGGAAGACACGGACAAGAAAGCAG gtgTCCAGTCACATCCAGGTGCTAGCGCGACGGAAGGCCCGGGAGATCCAGGTGAAGCTGAAG gacCAGCATGCCAAAGACAAGGCCCTCCAGAGTATGGCCACCATGTCCTCTGCCCAGATCATCTCCGCCACCGCCTTTCAGAACAAGATGGCTCTCCAGGGGCTGTCCAGGCCGCCGTATGCCACTGCCGGCGGG TTTTGGCATGGCGGCCTTCCAGGACAGCCTAGGGGTCCTGAAGA CATTAAGCCCTTTTCCCAGCAGAGTTACGCCATGCAAGCGTCCGGCCCGCCCCCCATAACAG GCTATGAGAGCACGGCAGGCCTGTCCATGTCGCCGGGCACCCCCCCGTGGCAGGGACGCAGTATCGCCAGCTCCAAGCTTCGCATGCTAGAGTTCTCTGCTTTCCTGGAGCAGCCTCAGGACCCAGAGACC TTTAACAAGCACCTGTTTGTGCACATCGGTCAGTCCAACCCCACCTTCAGTGATCCGTACCTGGAGGCAGTGGACATCCGGCAGATCTACGACAAGTTCCCTGAGAAGAAGGGAGGGATGAAGGAGTTGTTTGAGAAGGGGCCGCCCAACGCTTTCTTCCTCGTCAAGTTCTGG GCTGATCTGAGTGCCAACCTGCAGGACGACAGCAGTTTCTTCTACGGCGTGTCCAGTCAGTACGAGAGCTCTGAGAACATGATCATCACCTCCTCCACCAAGGTCTGCTCCTTCGGAAAGCAGGTGGTGGAGAAAGTAGAG ACGGAGTATGCACGGTTTGAGAATGGGCGGTATGTGTTCAGAATCCACCGGTCCCCACTGTGTGAATACATGATCAACTTCATCCACAAGCTCAAACACCTGCCAGAGAAGTACATGATGAACAGTGTACTGGAGAACTTCACCATCCTACAg GTGGTGACCAACAGGGACACACTGGAGACCCTGCTGTGTATAGCCTATGTCTTTGAGGTGTCTACTAGTGAGCATGGAGCCCAGCACCATATTTACAGGCTTGTCAAAGACTGA